The DNA region TTGCTCGTTGCTCGCCTAGTAGTTCTAGGCTTCGCGCCTCGCGCCTAGTCCTTAATTCATCTTAATTGACTATAGATAAATTTAGGAGGTTATTAATCCTGAGGTTTTAATACGTTATAAAAACTTCACTTATGACTATAATCTTTTTTATTTTTAAGAGTATTAAAAGTGCCTAATAATATACTGATAACCACAGTCAAAATGGTTGAAGCAGCAAAAATACTAGCAACAATATAATCAAGCTGGGTAAGGCAGGCAGTAATTATTGCCAATGTTATAATAAATAAAATACTACTAACTCTACCTTTTGTTACTAAGAGTTCATAAGATTCAATATTTTTAATTTCTAGCTTATGGCGATGTATTTGTTCTTTCTCAGACATGGCTATTAGCTTAGCTATAGTGCCTGGATAAAGAGTTTCATATTCTTCTAATAACTCAATAGGAGGCAGGACATGCTCAAATTTCTTACGATAGTATTTATAATCTGAATCCCTAGGAGGGGTCATTTTAAAATAGCCTTTATTGAGCCTATTATTATTAGCAAAGAAACTTTTATTCTCTTTCATAATCTCTTTTTATTTCTTGAAATGCGGAATTAATATCTTTTTCTATTTTGATAAAATATTCACGCAAATCTATTTCTTGTTTTTTTCTTAAAGGCGCTGGTAAAATTGTGAAAACGTTTAAAAAATCTGATAAGAACCTAGAAAAACTTGCTAAGAAATATTTCATAAATTTCATTTATAGTTGAAAATGATTAACATTTTTTAAATTGGTTGACATAATTACAACTTAATGAACCTATCATCAGGTAAAAAAGGTTCACCCCTGAAATTTACTGCATTCTGAAATTTATTGCAACAAGTTATAAAATTTTTATCGCAGCCAGCGGTAATCCTAGCGGTTTTGTGGTATTTTATGTTATCTGGAATTACTTTATCAACTATAAGTATATTTTGGGTATGATTTGCAACTTTTGCGCAAAAGGCCCCCTCCCCAAAATTCACATCTCCGCCCATAAAATATCCATCTTCTTTATTTAGATTGCTGATTCGAATAGTTTTACCAAAAATTTCTTCAATGTTATACAGGGTGCTATACATTGTTTTATCTATTTTGCAGCGTGAGTCACCAAAATTAGCTCGACAATTCTTACTGTAGGATTGTAATATAGTTTGGTTATAAGCCGCGGTGTTTGAGATGAGATGCAAAGTAAAATCTAGATCTCTTTTGATATAAGCGTAATGCGCCCCGAAAACTAGAGCAGTGATAGAGAGACTATTTTATGTTAAAATAAATATAAAATAGGAGCAGTCGAAAATGAGTAAGCCAAAAAGTTACAGTAAAGAATTTAAGTTTAAAGTATCGCTAGAGATGATCCGAGGAGATTTGAGTATTGCTGAAATAATCTCAAAATATCAAGTTCCAAGGTCGGTAATGACAAGGTGGAAGAAACAATTTTTGGAAAATGGTGCTGATATTTTTAAGTTTAGCTATGAAAACGGTAATTCCTCTAGTTCTACAAGCGAAATAGAGAAACTGCATGCAACTATTGGCAAATTGAAGGTAGAAAACGATTTTTTGCAGCTCGTATCTGCCAAGTTGAAACTATAAAGAGGAAAGTGATGGTAGATAAGGATTATAAAGATTTAAGTGTTCGTCGGCAAAGTCAGCTATTGAATCTGAACCGCTCCAGCCTATATTACAAGGATTCGGAGAAGGATCAAGATAATTATTTAAGTAATAGAATAGTTGAGATCTATAGTAATTATCCGATATATGGTTACCGGCGAATAACGGCGATACTTAGGAGAGAAGTGGTAATTGTTAACAGCAAAAAAGTCAGGAGGTTGATGAAACTAATGAATTTGCAAGCAATTTACCCTTCGATTAATACAAGTAAAAGAAACCTAAAAGAAGCTATTTATCCATATTTGCTATCAGGGTTAGAGGTTATAAAGCCAAATCAGGTATGGCAGGTGGATATCACTTATTTAAGGGTACAAAGTGGTTTTATGTATTTGGTTGCATTAATCGATGTTTATACTAGATTAGTAGTAGGATATCGTTTATCAAATAGTTTAAATACAGAGAGCTGTTTGCTAGCGTTAGAAGATGCTATAGCTAAATATGGGAAGCCGTCGATAATTAATAGTGATCAAGGTAGCCAGTTTACCAGCGAGGATTGGATTAATGAATTGAGGAGATGCGTCATAAGCATCAGCATGACGGGCAAAGGCAGGTGTAACGATAATGCCCATATTGAGCGTTTATGGCGATCGTTTAAGTATGAGGGGTCGTATTTATACCGGTGTACTTCAGTTTTAGAGTTGAAAAATAATATCCCGAAATGGTTGAATTGGTATAACAATCAAAGGCCCCATCAGGCTTTGGAGTACAAAACGCCGTTTGAGATATATAGTGGATTTATGGATAAGTCTTGCGACTTACCCACAATTCCACTATTACCACAACAGCTACAAAATTATAAAAATAATATTTTTGTAGATAGTTTATGAAAATAATAGTCTCTCTATTTAAAGCTTTTTTGGTCTAAACATAGGGGCGCAGTTCAAAGTACTACATCTATAACTAACGAAATAATTAATTCTTTGAGCAAAACACTGATATATTTTTACCACCGCATCAGTTAAATCATGATGTTTTTCTATCCCATGATTCTCAAAAATGCCTCCTAGTATAATATAGTTTTGGCCAGAATCGTTAAATTCTCCTTCTTGTAAAGTCATCCCAGAATTAGGAATAAAGATTTTATCATCGATTAAAATTGATTTATCAAATTCTGTTAAATATAGATTACTGTTATCTGGCAATTTAATGTGAAAACAATATTTCAGCTCTGCGCTTTGAGCCATAGGCAGCGGTATAGTCAAACTGGTCATATTACCTCTAATAATTCTATTTCCGCTAATTCTATTGAGGCATCGTGAGCGTAATGATATTCAAAGCTATCACTACCAAAACGCACTTCTACTTCAAAAAGGTAACTAGCAATTAAAATATGTTCTTCTTCTAGGGGGGCTTCTAAGCTCACTACTCCGTTAGTGTGATTCACTTTTGGTGCTATGCTGACACTGTCACTAGGATAAACCGAGAACTCACAACTATTCCATACCGGCTTAGTAATAATCCTGGAATATGGCATTATTGGATCTTCATAGGTTTTAATTAATTGATATTGCTGCAATTTTCCGTCTCCTTTACTAATCACTTGTGTGGTTGCTTGATAATCTAAATTATCTCTAAAACGAAAAGAAAAATTACTACCTCGCCTGGCCCGAAAAAAAGCACTAAACTGTTCAAATTCCAGGCTACTTAGCCGACAATTTTTAATCAAATATTTTTGTTGAGAATATTCCCTATCTAAATTTCTTACTTCTCTACCAGACAAAGTTGACACACAAGAAGTAGCGAAAGCAGCTCTACCTATTGCAAAACTTTCAATAAACTGCGGTAACCGTATATCATGAAAATTCATACTTATTTTCCTTCACTTTATTAAATAATACCATTTCTGAAAACTAATCATCTACCTTCGTCGTACTTTATGCAGGAAGCCTATTACTTTTTAATAAGGCCTTATAATTTATTGTCATCTTAGCAGTAATAAGGTCATGGCTATGCCCAAAACTTATATTGCAAGCCTTTAAACTAGCAACAATATAAGTTTGTGTTGGGTACGAACTAGTCGTTAATTTATTAGTAATCTGATCCGCCAGAGCAGTCAGGATAACTTGCTTTTTGTCTCGAGCAAACCCACATATTGTAAAATCTATTTCATATATATCTTGCTTAATTGTTGATATATTTTCAGCTTTTAAAATATTTATTAAGATAAAAGGATATTTAGCATCTTGAACTACTGATAAATAAATTCGGTCAACCTGCAGCCTAATATTTGGCTCGCCTGACAATAATCTATAGGTTGCTTGCTGAAAATCTTGAATAAAATTAAGAGACATATATTTCTAAACCTATTATATTTAAAAATTTATCTTGCTCTAAAATATTAATAATTCTTTTAATTTCGAAATATCTCTCTTTAAATAATATCCGCATATTAGTAGTGATATTTTTAATAAACCTTATTTTAAAGCTGTAGTATCCTTCGGTCATCACATGCCCAAAGCTTAAATGTTCAATGGCGATAAATCTGTTCTCACAAATAGGTTTTATTTCAGCATAAACCGCAAATTTTTCTTGCCATCTTTCGTGTTCTAGTTCATTTGTAGCGAAATTCTCTAAAAATTTAACTTGATGTTGAAAATTACGAGCTATTGACTTTTTCATTTCATATCCTCAATTGCCTATATGGAAGGTATAAATTCTTAATTTCAAGCGACATCGCAATATTATTAGAGCTTTCCCTATCATACATTTCTGCTACATGTATCAATATGCCATGCCTTATTGCAGGCGGAAGATTGCATTGCTCAAAGCCTGCGCTATAGCTCACTACTATTTCCTGGTATTCTATTGGCTCATTTAAGCACAACACCGAATCAATTTGATCTACATAATATTGCTTATCGTGTAGCGCCAATTCTTCTTCACTAGTTTTTACCGTAACTTTATCTACATATTTTATAGGAGCATATTTGAGCGGAAAATGCTGTTGTCTTTTAATATTACAAGTAAATTCTATCATTCTTGAAATTAGTGAAAGCTTAGTAAAATTTTCTGCCGTTATAATTGCCGCCTCAATTAAGCTGCTAATTAACGCATTATCATAATCAGCCTCAATCCTCATATAATTCTTAACCTCTTCTAAAGGCCAAATGTTCTGCGGAGTTAACGAGGTCACTTTAAAAATATTTTTTTGGTACATATATACTGTTCATAAATGAAGAGTTGGTATAGTATATATAGTCACTTAGGTTGAATTAGATACTAGGCACGAGGAGTGAAGCCTAGGAGATACTAGGTAAGCGACGAACAACAACGTAGCTAGTTTAACCTAAGTGACTATAACTAACTAAATAATCCAAATTTAATAGCCCGTTGATTTATCACATCACCCCCTACCCTTTTTACCGCATAAAATTTTACAAATGGCTTATCGGTATATGGGTCTCGCATAATATTAATGCCGCTACGGTCTACTATCTTATATGCCAAACGAAAATCCCCAAGCGCAATGGCGATATTGCCTGGTTTGATTGTCATCATCTCCGAGCAGCAAATCACTGGTATGCCAAAAATTGTTTGGGTTAAAGATTCAGATAATGATTGTTGCCAGATAAACCGCCCATTATTATCTTGCAATTTTTGAATTTCTGATAAAGTACTGCGGTGCATTAAAAAGCTAGCATTTGCTGCGTAATCTGCATCAAGCAAATTAATCAGGTCTAATAATCCTGACACACTTACACTACTTCCCATATTGAACTTATCGATTTTATTATGATCTTTAGATAAAATACCTTTAGGCTTTTTCTTACCATCTCCGTTGATAAAAGCATCATTTTCAGCTTTGACGAAGCTATCTCTTAAACATTCTATTAACCAATTATCGATCCTTATCGCTGAATCATTTATCAGAGTTTGGCTTGCTTTAGGCTGCGCATATAGTTCATGAACAAAAATTCTCTGCTGCTTTAGCTTAGAGGTAGTAGTATCATCTCGTGCTTCCACTTCGCCCACCCAACCACTAGAAAAAGACCCTTCTTCAATCACTATATCAAGAGCATTACTGGAGATTATTGAAGTAGAAGCCAACTGCCTCATTGGGGAGCGGGAATGCATTTCACTAATGATGTTGTTATATAAAGTGGGTACTAGTAACACCCCTCCATCATCGTTGCTGCCCTGCATGGCTTTTTCTATGATTTCACCTTTATTACCTTGCCTAATATAATTACTAAAAGCATTTTTATGCTCTAGATCCTGCCTTGTATCTATCTCTGGGCGTGACAAAAAATTCTCTAGATTATGAATTCTATCTTGTAGTTTATTAATTTTTAAATAGGGTAGTTCTTCATCATTATCGTTAGGACTTAATAATTCATTATTCATGTTCTTCTCCGTTAAAAATGTAGGGGTTATATTTTGCCCAATTGAATTTAAATCACCCCTCTTTTGCAGCTTGCATCGAGTTGGGAATTTGAACAGACTTCTTTCGCAACTCCCATCGCGCAGGAAATTTGAAGGAGGTCTATTGTGTGGCGTGGGATTAGGAAGGGGAAGATGTTTAGTTATATGGGTAATTTTAGCCTGACAATTAGCAGGAAAAGTGACAATGCTAACCTCCACTAATTTAGCCTTGGTGATTACTCTTTGATTTAAGTTATTGTAATTGGCAAGCTGAATATTAAAGCCAATCGAAAGCCCATCAACTGCCCCTTGCCGTACTAACTCTATCGCTTCTCGGCCCGTTTCAATTTTATTATTAATTATGGCGTCAACTTGTAGCCCATAATCATCTTCAGTTAACGAGTGGATTACGCCGATTGGCTTAGTACAATCATGTTGCCATAATAACTTAATATTTGGCTTATCTATTTCCGGGCTTGCAAATGCTCCTTTAATAATTAAATCATTATGTTGATCTAAAACATTATATACACTAGCATAACCTGAAATATGAACGCCATTTTCGCCGACAGATTTGATAATTAAGTTTTGATTTCCAAGAGTGCAGTATAAGAGTTGAGTATCCATATTACCTATAATTGCAATAATTATAAGTAATATATCCTATTAATAGTCTAGCACTAAGTAGTTGAAGAAAAAAAATTTTAAATTACTAGAATGATTTCAAGAATTGTTTTTTGAAATCAAAAGGGTATATATAATGTTCGGGCTTCAAAAATCATCATTAGACCTCTTTCCAAACTCTACTCCTACTGGTAATTTTTTCGTCGAAACTCGTCTCCGTTCCGTAACAATCGTCTATGTACGCAGCTCAACTCGACTTCGCTTCTCCTAAAAATTCCGTATCTTTTCACCACCCCGGCCGAGATTCAACTATTAAAATAATTTTGTATAAGTTTTTGAAATTTAAGACTGTGGTTTTCGCGTCTCCAGGGTGTATTTTCGAAGGAAAAATACACTAACAATTGAATTTAGGCCGGGGGGGTGAAAAGATACAAAATTCCTCAGTAGTAGCGAGTTTGGAAAGAGGTCTATTTTATTTTGAATAGCGCACTCGCCTATAGATAATAGGCGAACATTGAGCAACGACGCATGCGAATTCATATCAGAGGAGTATATATAGATTATCGCTGGATAGTATGGCTAGGACCTTGCTTATTGGCAGGTGTTGAGGGAGGAGTGATACTACTATTCGGTACGGGAGGATAGTGGAGTTTCATCCGATCTACCATAGTAACACCTTTATTACTCTCATTAATAGTATTTGCGATTACTGGGTTATTAACCCCTTTAATAGGTTTGTCTAATGCAGTAATAATATTATCTAGTGTTTTCTTGGGTCTTTCCATAATCTCATCAACCTTCTCAAACCACTTATCTACATTCTTTGTAACATTTAAATAAGCCTTTTCTTGTCCTTCAAGAGGTTTACTAAATATGGAGTGTATTCCTTCCATAAAACTTTTACCTAAGTTTTTAAGTAGATCCACTATAGGTGATATTATATTTTTTAAGGGCGCTAATAGCACTGTTAACCCTTGACTTAATATATCCCATATTTTAGGGATATATTCTTCAGAAGCCTGTTCGATATTAGAAGCTATTTTACTTATTTTTCCAACCTTGGTGGCGAAATTAGCTAATTTCTCTTTTTCTTCTTCCGGAATCACAGATGCTGCAGCAGTAATTGCTATACTACCAAGCTCTCCAAGAGTCTTTATAGCTAAAGAGCCCATTGCAGGGAATAAATCCTTAGAGCCACGCGATTGTATTTCTTCCGAAGACCTTCTTAAGGACGCTCCAACAACCTCCCCTATTGAGGATACAAAGTCAGTCAATGATGTAGGATCTTCTATTGTCTTAATACCTTCTAAACTACGTCCCTTAGACATAAGCAATTGCCCTCTAATTTATGCATAAGCCTTAATTTATACACAAATTTGGAATAATATCAACAGTTAATATTAGAGAGCGAGAAGCTATTATTAATTTCTTAAATAAACCACAATTCGCGGTAAAAATAATTATCTTGATATTATATTGTCCCAAAGTAAGAAATGGCGCACCCTTCGCCCTTAAAGCGGGGGTGCGACCTGATGGTTGCTTATTGATAGCAACCTAAATAGAGAGATATTTCTGATCGTTTTCGCCGCTGTGACTAATGTGCCAATCCACCCCCACCAACCTGACTGCGGTTACCCTTATTAAGAGACCCTAAACCTTTTGGTACAGGCTTCAAAGCCACTTCTGATTTTAATTCAACAATGCTTTTATTGATAAATGCTAGTAATCCTACATTACCCGGAGTATTCATAGCTTTGCTATCTTCGTCATAAAGACCAACTATTGTGGAAGGCCACCCATCGGGGTCTACAGTTCGTATTTCTGTTTTTAATCTAACTGTCACTAACTCCTTGTCATCACTCTCCTGCTGCGGCTTCAAGGGTATCTTACCTTCTCTCTGCTTTTCCTCATCAATTTTCGCCAATGGTTTTAATTTCTCCTCTCTTCCCTTAGCTACCTTTTCTGCTAATTTTTGTAATAATTTTTTTTGATCATTGTGAGATATCCCCTGGGAGGGGGCTTCCTCAAGGCGTTTATTAATCACATCTTTCTGGTATTGTAATAATTCTTCTAGATAATTGTGAGATATCCCCTGGGAGGGGGCTTCCTCAATGTGTTTGTTAATCACATCTTTCTGGTGTGTGATGGGTTTCTCTTGCAGCTTTTCCCATAAAGCAGCCACTTCTGTGTCAATCTGCTGGTCTGTCATTACCTTTATTGTAGGCGCTACTGGAAACAATGAGGGGCTACGTGGTGGATTTTTAAGGGTCTGTATTAAATTCTCTGCTTGCACCACGCTAACTATATGAGGGTCTGCGGGTGTAGTATCGGGGTTTTTCTCATCCTGTAGTTTCTGCTCGTGCTCTTCTTTACCATCAATAAATCTAGTAGATTGTGGCGCTGAAGCTTTAGCTTTATCAATACGCGAATCAATTAGATTATCTGCCGATTTGCTTTCTTTGCCCATTAAATCTGCAACGTCGCTTTTTTGCTCCTTTAGTAGGGATTGTCTTTTTAGTGCGACATCAGTTACGCTAGTTGAGTGGCTTGGAACTTCTCCTCCCGCTGGCAAGAACCTATTGTTTGCTAAGTCCTTCAGCACCTGTTCTCTCTCGATTGGGCCCAGGGAGGCAAGTTTTTCCTTTATTAATGCCTCCTCTGTTTTAGTGTCCTTATTTAAAGTTGCCCATATTGTGTCTGCCTGAGAATTCATATCCATGGATGGGCTTAGCTTCACTTCTGCATCCATCTGTATGTTAGCATTTGGGTTCATAGTTTTATCCCACAATTCTGCATTCAGATTCTTTGAGATGTTTTCTACATCTGCTAACTCTACTGCGCTTGTGGATTTATTCCCTATATCCTGAAAGTTTTTAGTAGCAGTAGAAGGGGTGTCTTTCTCTAATCCCCTACTAACAACATCTTGGGCTTGCTCCCGCTCAATATCAGGTCCCTCAACTACTTGCGAAATGTCAACCGAGTGCCCGTTATTTTTAGCTACTTCTTGCATCAGTGCTTGGTACATCCCTCGATCTATACCGGTAGTAATAATTTTTCCTTCATGTTCGAAATAACCCATTGCACTGGGATCATTACCATTGAATAACATAGGCTCTGGAGAGCTGAACTCAATTAACTTCCCCTGCGCGTTATAATGGATGGTGGTACGTAATGGGCTGCTACTACCTAAATATTTACCATTTTGATCCATTAAATCCAATGATAAAACTACTGGCCCACTGATCTTCTCTGAGTCCAGGCTGAATGGAATACCTGTTATCTTTCTATGTTTACGTACTGTTACTTCAGTACCATCTAACTTTCTTACTTGGGTAGGAACATTAATAACTGTAGATTTTAATTTAATAATTTCTTCCCCAGTTTCCGGATCTTTTATTATTGTCTGCCTATTTTCCCATTTTATTGGCTTAAAATCGTCTTTGAAATGTGTCTTAATATACCCATAACCTTCAATTTCTGCCTTTTCTATCTCAGCTTTTACTACAGGATCTCTAAAAGCCTCATGAACTTTTCGTTTATTTTCCTCGTCCTCAACAAACTCTGCATAATCTCTCCGATTGTTAAGCTCTGCCTTTCCCAAATATTCAGCTATTATTCTCCTTTGTGCAGCTAAGATTTTTTCTCTAACTGCCTTGGTTATCTCATCCACTTCTTCCTCATCACCCGACAAGGAAAAATTAAGAGGTAGCTTCTGATTTTCTATATCTGGGAAATCTGCTTCTTGTTCATTAACCGGTGAAGCAGCATCACTAAAAGAGGCAACCTTACCTTTATTTGTTGTAAAGTGGGCGCCATCTGTAGGATTAGATTTAACTTCCTCATCTTCTATCAATTCATCTATAATATTTATTTCAACCCCCTGATCTTCCTTCATCTCTCCTTCTCCATTGTTATATTTCTTTTAATAATGATTAAATGTTAGTTAATATCTCCTTGAAATGCAATAATTTTATCAAACTGCTCGCAAAATAAAAATTAGTTTTGTATTATCTTTTTATACTCCTTATTCAATTCCCGCACAGTCCATATCCATATTACGCAGACTATACTAAAGACACACATTAAATATATAGATATAGATTGATAAGTTGCAGACGGCAAGACAATAAAAATTAAAGACTGCAGAAGGGCACTAGCTGATTTGCCAAGCTTGGTACCAATAACATCTGCTGCCGCTTTACCCTTAGTCTTCAACTCTATATCTAATGGTACATAGGACATTTCTTTGGTAGAATCAAATAAAGTATATTTACTGGATTTACTTAAAACATTTTGCATTGCTCCAAGAGCAATAGCAACAGAGGACGGATCGGTGAGCATAAAGCTTGCTACTACCAACGCCGCTAGATAATCAAAGTTAGTTACGAAAAAAAATAATAAACCAGTAGTAAAAACCATTAAAGGCGTGATCAAGGCAGCTGTATACCACCCTAACCTTCGAACAATATTAGAACCAAGAATAACAAAGATAATAGTAAAAATACCAGTATAGCTTAAATAATTACCCACAAATATCGCAAATTCTGTCGGGGTGTGATAAATTTTTGCGGCTGACGCTTTCCAAGGTCCTTCCACTAAATTGATGGCTAATCCATAGCAAACTAGTAAGGTAGCAATTAATCTGATATATCTGGAAGTAATAATCATTTCCAGGCTTTCTAAAAGAGAGATAGACTGCTTCTGCGCCGAAAATTGTAGCTGATGGCGTTGGTGTTCTGGTAATATTTTATGATTTAAAAACCAGAAAGTAACTAATGCTACTCCCCCCAATACTAATACACAGGATAGGATAATTTGTATAGAGAGTTCGCTTTCAGTATGCGCTAAATCAAATTTATTAGTTAAATATTGATTGAAATAGTTTAGGTTTTCTAAAAACTTCCCCGATATATAAAGGCCAGTTTGAGCAAAAAGTCCAAATAAAGGATAGAATCTCTTAGATTGGTCTATGGAAGTTATATTATTCACAAATTGCCAAAATAATAAGGCAAATATCACATTTGGCCATAATTCTGCTACT from Candidatus Tisiphia endosymbiont of Beris chalybata includes:
- a CDS encoding DUF2163 domain-containing protein: MHLISNTAAYNQTILQSYSKNCRANFGDSRCKIDKTMYSTLYNIEEIFGKTIRISNLNKEDGYFMGGDVNFGEGAFCAKVANHTQNILIVDKVIPDNIKYHKTARITAGCDKNFITCCNKFQNAVNFRGEPFLPDDRFIKL
- a CDS encoding phage head closure protein, yielding MKKSIARNFQHQVKFLENFATNELEHERWQEKFAVYAEIKPICENRFIAIEHLSFGHVMTEGYYSFKIRFIKNITTNMRILFKERYFEIKRIINILEQDKFLNIIGLEIYVS
- a CDS encoding IS3 family transposase, which gives rise to MVDKDYKDLSVRRQSQLLNLNRSSLYYKDSEKDQDNYLSNRIVEIYSNYPIYGYRRITAILRREVVIVNSKKVRRLMKLMNLQAIYPSINTSKRNLKEAIYPYLLSGLEVIKPNQVWQVDITYLRVQSGFMYLVALIDVYTRLVVGYRLSNSLNTESCLLALEDAIAKYGKPSIINSDQGSQFTSEDWINELRRCVISISMTGKGRCNDNAHIERLWRSFKYEGSYLYRCTSVLELKNNIPKWLNWYNNQRPHQALEYKTPFEIYSGFMDKSCDLPTIPLLPQQLQNYKNNIFVDSL
- a CDS encoding Sca4 family protein; translation: MKEDQGVEINIIDELIEDEEVKSNPTDGAHFTTNKGKVASFSDAASPVNEQEADFPDIENQKLPLNFSLSGDEEEVDEITKAVREKILAAQRRIIAEYLGKAELNNRRDYAEFVEDEENKRKVHEAFRDPVVKAEIEKAEIEGYGYIKTHFKDDFKPIKWENRQTIIKDPETGEEIIKLKSTVINVPTQVRKLDGTEVTVRKHRKITGIPFSLDSEKISGPVVLSLDLMDQNGKYLGSSSPLRTTIHYNAQGKLIEFSSPEPMLFNGNDPSAMGYFEHEGKIITTGIDRGMYQALMQEVAKNNGHSVDISQVVEGPDIEREQAQDVVSRGLEKDTPSTATKNFQDIGNKSTSAVELADVENISKNLNAELWDKTMNPNANIQMDAEVKLSPSMDMNSQADTIWATLNKDTKTEEALIKEKLASLGPIEREQVLKDLANNRFLPAGGEVPSHSTSVTDVALKRQSLLKEQKSDVADLMGKESKSADNLIDSRIDKAKASAPQSTRFIDGKEEHEQKLQDEKNPDTTPADPHIVSVVQAENLIQTLKNPPRSPSLFPVAPTIKVMTDQQIDTEVAALWEKLQEKPITHQKDVINKHIEEAPSQGISHNYLEELLQYQKDVINKRLEEAPSQGISHNDQKKLLQKLAEKVAKGREEKLKPLAKIDEEKQREGKIPLKPQQESDDKELVTVRLKTEIRTVDPDGWPSTIVGLYDEDSKAMNTPGNVGLLAFINKSIVELKSEVALKPVPKGLGSLNKGNRSQVGGGGLAH
- a CDS encoding Npt1/Npt2 family nucleotide transporter, which codes for MAVILKIFSYFIVIKNTITPTKSRSPTLSIPNNLIEYIWPIERSEASKFLYITLIMFCILFIQNLIRALKDSLINTMIGTETVAFLKFWGVLPSAFLIAIIYVKLVNKMKGESIFYLILSIFLLFFALFAFLIFPNYNSLHLSSTHANILISAYPNFKWFILLLSKWSFSLFYIVAELWPNVIFALLFWQFVNNITSIDQSKRFYPLFGLFAQTGLYISGKFLENLNYFNQYLTNKFDLAHTESELSIQIILSCVLVLGGVALVTFWFLNHKILPEHQRHQLQFSAQKQSISLLESLEMIITSRYIRLIATLLVCYGLAINLVEGPWKASAAKIYHTPTEFAIFVGNYLSYTGIFTIIFVILGSNIVRRLGWYTAALITPLMVFTTGLLFFFVTNFDYLAALVVASFMLTDPSSVAIALGAMQNVLSKSSKYTLFDSTKEMSYVPLDIELKTKGKAAADVIGTKLGKSASALLQSLIFIVLPSATYQSISIYLMCVFSIVCVIWIWTVRELNKEYKKIIQN
- a CDS encoding phage major capsid protein, producing the protein MDTQLLYCTLGNQNLIIKSVGENGVHISGYASVYNVLDQHNDLIIKGAFASPEIDKPNIKLLWQHDCTKPIGVIHSLTEDDYGLQVDAIINNKIETGREAIELVRQGAVDGLSIGFNIQLANYNNLNQRVITKAKLVEVSIVTFPANCQAKITHITKHLPLPNPTPHNRPPSNFLRDGSCERSLFKFPTRCKLQKRGDLNSIGQNITPTFLTEKNMNNELLSPNDNDEELPYLKINKLQDRIHNLENFLSRPEIDTRQDLEHKNAFSNYIRQGNKGEIIEKAMQGSNDDGGVLLVPTLYNNIISEMHSRSPMRQLASTSIISSNALDIVIEEGSFSSGWVGEVEARDDTTTSKLKQQRIFVHELYAQPKASQTLINDSAIRIDNWLIECLRDSFVKAENDAFINGDGKKKPKGILSKDHNKIDKFNMGSSVSVSGLLDLINLLDADYAANASFLMHRSTLSEIQKLQDNNGRFIWQQSLSESLTQTIFGIPVICCSEMMTIKPGNIAIALGDFRLAYKIVDRSGINIMRDPYTDKPFVKFYAVKRVGGDVINQRAIKFGLFS
- a CDS encoding head-tail connector protein; this encodes MYQKNIFKVTSLTPQNIWPLEEVKNYMRIEADYDNALISSLIEAAIITAENFTKLSLISRMIEFTCNIKRQQHFPLKYAPIKYVDKVTVKTSEEELALHDKQYYVDQIDSVLCLNEPIEYQEIVVSYSAGFEQCNLPPAIRHGILIHVAEMYDRESSNNIAMSLEIKNLYLPYRQLRI
- a CDS encoding DUF2335 domain-containing protein; its protein translation is MKENKSFFANNNRLNKGYFKMTPPRDSDYKYYRKKFEHVLPPIELLEEYETLYPGTIAKLIAMSEKEQIHRHKLEIKNIESYELLVTKGRVSSILFIITLAIITACLTQLDYIVASIFAASTILTVVISILLGTFNTLKNKKDYSHK
- a CDS encoding TIGR02217 family protein, whose amino-acid sequence is MNFHDIRLPQFIESFAIGRAAFATSCVSTLSGREVRNLDREYSQQKYLIKNCRLSSLEFEQFSAFFRARRGSNFSFRFRDNLDYQATTQVISKGDGKLQQYQLIKTYEDPIMPYSRIITKPVWNSCEFSVYPSDSVSIAPKVNHTNGVVSLEAPLEEEHILIASYLFEVEVRFGSDSFEYHYAHDASIELAEIELLEVI